The following coding sequences lie in one Thermoanaerobacterales bacterium genomic window:
- the yidD gene encoding membrane protein insertion efficiency factor YidD: MVPIRFYQLVISPLFPACCRFYPSCSEYAVAAIRKYGPVRGLYRAARRVLRCHPWSPGGYDPA, encoded by the coding sequence TCCCTATACGCTTCTACCAGCTTGTCATCTCGCCTTTGTTCCCGGCGTGTTGCCGGTTTTACCCGTCGTGCTCGGAGTACGCCGTGGCCGCGATCCGGAAGTACGGGCCGGTGCGCGGGCTTTACCGGGCGGCGAGGAGGGTACTGCGCTGCCACCCGTGGTCTCCGGGGGGTT